Part of the Paenibacillus sp. JNUCC32 genome is shown below.
AGGACAAAGCGATGTTCCTTGAGGAGCTGGGACTGGAAGAGTCCGGTTTGAACCGTCTGATCAAGGCGGCATACAGTCTTTTGGGATTGTATACCTACTTTACCGCCGGCGTGCAGGAAGTGCGTGCCTGGACGATCCGCAAGGGAACGAAAGCACCGCAAGCGGCTGGCGTCATCCATACCGACTTCGAGCGCGGCTTCATTCGTGCGGAAGTCGTTGCTTACGATGACCTGGTTGCCGCTGGCTCGATGAACGGCGCGAAAGAGCGCGGACAGCTTCGTCTGGAGGGTAAAGAGTACGTCGTGAACGACGGCGACGTTATGCACTTCCGTTTTAACGTGTAATCGATGAAGGTTTCAAAGGCCATGGCTCCATGTCGCTTTGTGCATGGGACCGTGGTTTTTTTGAAGCGAACGGGAAAGGCGAGAACCCTTTCTTCGGTCAACTGCCTGCTAGTCAAACGTGTCGTTTCATGGTAAAATAAAAAGTCGTTTACACTTCATGAGTCATACGAAATGGAGTGCGAAATGGCATATCTTCAGGAATATATCTTAGAGAGGTGAATTCCTTTGTTGGACCGATTACAATCCCTTGCGGACCGTTATGAGAAGTTGAGCGAGCTGTTGTGCGATCCCGATGTCGCTAATGACTCCAAGAAGCTCAGGGATTATTCCAAAGAACAATCCGATTTACAGCCTGCTTATGAGGCTTATGTTGAATATAAAAACGTCATTGAAGAACTCGAAGCCGCCAAAACCATGCAGGGCGAAAAGATGGACGACGAGATGCGCGAAATGGTGAAAATGGAGATCGAGGAGCTCACCCAGCGCGAGCAAGAGCTGGCCGAAAGAATTCGGATTCTGCTGCTGCCGAAGGACCCGAACGACGATAAAAACGTCATTATCGAGATTCGCGGCGCAGCCGGGGGCGACGAGGCGGCACTGTTCGCTTCCGACCTGTACCGGATGTATACCCGTTATGCCGATACCCAAGGCTGGAAGGTTGAACTGATGGACGTCAACACCAACGATCTGGGCGGGTTCAAGGAAGTGATCTTCATGATCAACGGCCGCGGCGCTTACAGCAAAATGAAATTCGAGAGCGGGGCGCACCGCGTGCAGCGTATTCCGACCACGGAATCCGGCGGCCGCATCCATACCTCCACCTCCACCGTGGCGGTTATGCCGGAGGCGGAAGAAGTGGACATCGAAATCCATGACAAGGATATCCGCGTGGACACCTTCTGCTCCAGCGGCGCAGGCGGTCAGTCCGTTAACACCACCAAGTCGGCGGTGCGCGTAACGCATATTCCGACCGGCATCGTGGCTACATGCCAAGACGGCAAATCGCAGAACTCCAACAAGGAGAAGGCGCTGCAGGTGCTTCGCGCCCGTATCTTCGATATGATGCGTCAAGAGGAAGAAGCGAAGTACGCCGGGGAGCGCAAGAGCAAAGTTGGCACCGGTGACCGCAGCGAGCGGATCCGGACGTACAACTTCCCGCAAAGCCGCGTGACCGACCATCGGATCGGACTTACCGTTCACAAGCTGGATCAAGTGATGAACGGGGAGATTGAAGAGATCGTTTCGGCGCTGACCCTTGCGGAGCAGGCTGAAGCGATGGAAAAAGGAGTATAACGCTTTGAAGCGGACGATATTTGAATTGACGCCGCAGCGCAGCGTAAGAGAAGCCTTTGTGGAGGCTTCTTCTTTTTTAGACGGCATGCGGGTGATGGAGCCGCAGCGGAATGCGCAGCTGCTGCTGGAGCATGTGCTGGGATTGTCGGGAACCTCATATTATATGGCGCTCGCGGAGCCGTTTCCGGCGGACCGTCGCCGCGCCCTGGAAGAAGCGATCAATCGCAAAGCGCAAGGCGTTCCGGCGCAGTATATTATCGGCGAACAGGAGTTTTACGGCCTGCCGTTCGACGTCACGCCGGCGGTTCTTATTCCGCGCCCCGAAACGGAGCTGCTCGTGGAAGCGGTGCTGAAGTACGGACGGGAGCTCACCCCGCGACCGGATGGAGGGCTGAAGGTCGTCGACATCGGCACAGGCAGCGGGGCCATTGCCATTACGTTGGCTTTGCAGTCAAAGGGATGGGATGTGTTGGCGAGCGATATTTCGCCCGATGCGCTAGAGGTTGCCGCGCGGAACGCGAAGAAGCTGGGCGCCCAGGTTGAGTTCCGGCAGGGGAACCTGCTGGAGCCGTTTGCCGGCACGGGGCCGGACATCCTCGTCTCCAATCCGCCGTACATTCCGGCGGAGGATATCGAAGAGCTGCAGCCGGAAGTCCGGGACTATGAACCGCGTACGGCTCTGGACGGCGGGCCGGACGGATTGAATCCGTACCGGATCATGATGGCGCAGCTGCCCTTGCTGTCGGCGCCGCCGCGCCTGATCGCTTTTGAGCTGGGCATGGGACAGGCCGGGGATGTAGCGGAGCTGCTGCGGAAGGCAGGATACTGGGAGGAAATCGTCACGGTACCCGATTTGGCGGGGATTGACCGGCATGTTCTGGGAATTTTCCGTTAATTGTATTCGGGTCCGATTTCTTTTAAAATAGAGGATGGGCTGCAGAATGAACGTTGGTTTGTTCGCCCAGATGGTTATTCTGCCTGAATGGCACATCGGGGTTTGCGGGCTCCGGGCACAGGGGGACCTAAAGCATGCTTCAGAAGTTCAAGAAGATAGATTTTGTCATTGTGTTTGTGCTGCTGATGCTAATGGTCGTCAGCATCACGTCGATATATAGCGCCACGTTCGATACCGCTGGGTTCGAGGGTCACCATATTAAAATGGCGGTATTTTATATCCTCGGTTTCGCGGCTTTCTTCGGGCTTAGTTTGATTGATTATCGAATATGGAATAAATACGCGCTGCATATCTATATCGGAGGGTTAATCACGCTGTTGCTGCCT
Proteins encoded:
- the prfA gene encoding peptide chain release factor 1, which translates into the protein MLDRLQSLADRYEKLSELLCDPDVANDSKKLRDYSKEQSDLQPAYEAYVEYKNVIEELEAAKTMQGEKMDDEMREMVKMEIEELTQREQELAERIRILLLPKDPNDDKNVIIEIRGAAGGDEAALFASDLYRMYTRYADTQGWKVELMDVNTNDLGGFKEVIFMINGRGAYSKMKFESGAHRVQRIPTTESGGRIHTSTSTVAVMPEAEEVDIEIHDKDIRVDTFCSSGAGGQSVNTTKSAVRVTHIPTGIVATCQDGKSQNSNKEKALQVLRARIFDMMRQEEEAKYAGERKSKVGTGDRSERIRTYNFPQSRVTDHRIGLTVHKLDQVMNGEIEEIVSALTLAEQAEAMEKGV
- the prmC gene encoding peptide chain release factor N(5)-glutamine methyltransferase, giving the protein MKRTIFELTPQRSVREAFVEASSFLDGMRVMEPQRNAQLLLEHVLGLSGTSYYMALAEPFPADRRRALEEAINRKAQGVPAQYIIGEQEFYGLPFDVTPAVLIPRPETELLVEAVLKYGRELTPRPDGGLKVVDIGTGSGAIAITLALQSKGWDVLASDISPDALEVAARNAKKLGAQVEFRQGNLLEPFAGTGPDILVSNPPYIPAEDIEELQPEVRDYEPRTALDGGPDGLNPYRIMMAQLPLLSAPPRLIAFELGMGQAGDVAELLRKAGYWEEIVTVPDLAGIDRHVLGIFR